The following proteins are encoded in a genomic region of Iodidimonas sp. SYSU 1G8:
- the ureE gene encoding urease accessory protein UreE, translating into MRRAVSHFPAGMWPTPRAANAVTLDFDARHRRRTLLRTDNGEEVLLDLERAVAMADGDGLQLDDGSWLMVVAAMERIVEIWCSSPQELIRVAWHLGNRHIPTELHASAIRIRPDAVLERMVRDLGAEVSYVDRPFQPESGAYAGQRSHGHAHDHDHDHDHDHDHGHHHHGHAHHDH; encoded by the coding sequence ATGCGCCGCGCCGTTTCCCATTTTCCCGCCGGCATGTGGCCGACGCCCCGCGCCGCGAACGCGGTGACGCTGGATTTCGATGCCCGCCATCGCCGCCGGACCCTGCTGCGCACCGACAATGGCGAGGAGGTGCTGCTGGACCTGGAACGGGCCGTGGCCATGGCCGATGGCGATGGCCTGCAGCTTGATGACGGCAGCTGGCTGATGGTCGTCGCGGCCATGGAGCGCATTGTCGAGATCTGGTGCAGTTCGCCCCAGGAACTCATCCGCGTCGCCTGGCATCTGGGCAACCGGCACATCCCGACGGAGTTGCACGCCTCGGCGATCCGCATCCGTCCCGACGCGGTGCTGGAGCGCATGGTGCGCGATCTGGGCGCGGAGGTCAGCTATGTGGACCGACCGTTCCAGCCGGAAAGCGGCGCCTATGCGGGCCAGCGCAGCCACGGCCATGCGCACGATCACGATCACGACCACGATCATGACCATGACCACGGCCACCATCATCACGGCCACGCCCATCATGACCACTGA
- the ureC gene encoding urease subunit alpha: MPTKISRAAYADMYGPTTGDKIRLADTDLFIEVEEDRTFYGDEVKFGGGKVIRDGQGQSQVSRAQGAVDTVITNALILDWSGIIKADIGIRDGRIHAIGKAGNPDVQSGVDIIVGPGTEVIAGEGKIVTAGGIDVHIHFICPQQIEEALYSGVTTLMGGGTGPATGTNATTCTPGPWHIHRMLQAAEGFPINLGFFGKGNASLPAGLVEQVKAGACGLKLHEDWGTTAAAIDCCLSVADEMDVQVLIHTDTLNESGFVETTINAFKGRTIHAFHTEGAGGGHAPDIIKVCGEANVIPSSTNPTRPYTVNTLDEHLDMLMVCHHLDQKIPEDVAFAESRIRKETIAAEDLLHDMGAFSIISSDSQAMGRIGEVIIRTWQTADKMKKQFGALDGETGDNDNLRAKRYVAKYTINPAIAQGISKHVGSVEVGKLADLVIWTPAFFGVKPDMILKCGTIAAAVMGDPNASIPTPQPQYFRPMFGAFGRALQSSSVTFVSGAAAADSSLAADLGLQRPLLPVVNTRGGIGKHSMKLNSLTPKVEVNPETYEVRADGRLLTCEPAKVLAMAQRYFMY; this comes from the coding sequence ATGCCGACGAAGATCAGCCGCGCCGCCTATGCGGACATGTACGGGCCAACCACGGGCGACAAGATCCGCCTTGCCGATACAGACCTGTTCATCGAGGTCGAGGAAGATCGCACCTTTTACGGCGACGAGGTCAAGTTCGGCGGCGGCAAGGTCATCCGCGACGGTCAAGGCCAGTCCCAGGTCTCGCGGGCGCAAGGAGCCGTCGACACGGTCATCACCAACGCGCTGATCCTCGACTGGTCGGGGATCATCAAGGCGGATATCGGCATCCGGGATGGCCGCATCCACGCCATCGGCAAGGCGGGCAATCCGGACGTGCAGTCCGGGGTCGACATCATCGTCGGCCCGGGCACCGAGGTGATCGCGGGCGAGGGCAAGATCGTCACCGCCGGCGGCATCGACGTGCACATCCATTTCATCTGCCCGCAGCAGATCGAGGAAGCGCTGTATTCGGGCGTCACCACCCTGATGGGCGGCGGCACCGGCCCGGCCACCGGCACCAACGCCACCACCTGCACGCCCGGCCCGTGGCACATCCACCGCATGCTGCAGGCGGCGGAAGGCTTCCCGATCAATCTGGGCTTCTTCGGCAAGGGCAATGCCAGCCTGCCCGCCGGCCTGGTGGAACAGGTGAAGGCCGGCGCCTGCGGCCTGAAGCTGCATGAGGACTGGGGCACCACCGCCGCCGCCATCGACTGCTGCCTGTCCGTCGCCGACGAGATGGACGTGCAGGTGCTGATCCACACCGACACGCTGAATGAATCCGGCTTCGTCGAGACGACCATCAACGCCTTCAAGGGCCGCACCATCCATGCCTTCCATACCGAGGGCGCGGGCGGCGGCCATGCGCCGGACATCATCAAGGTGTGCGGCGAGGCGAACGTGATCCCGTCCTCCACCAACCCGACGCGCCCTTACACGGTGAACACGCTGGACGAGCATCTGGACATGCTGATGGTCTGCCATCATCTGGACCAGAAGATCCCCGAGGACGTGGCCTTCGCCGAGAGCCGCATCCGCAAGGAAACCATCGCGGCCGAGGACCTGCTGCACGACATGGGCGCGTTCTCGATCATCTCGTCGGACAGCCAGGCCATGGGCCGCATCGGCGAGGTGATCATCCGCACCTGGCAGACCGCCGACAAGATGAAGAAACAGTTCGGCGCGCTCGACGGCGAGACCGGCGACAACGACAATCTGCGCGCCAAGCGCTATGTGGCCAAGTACACCATCAATCCGGCCATCGCCCAGGGCATTTCCAAACATGTCGGCTCGGTCGAGGTCGGCAAGCTGGCCGATCTTGTGATCTGGACGCCGGCCTTTTTCGGCGTGAAGCCCGACATGATCCTGAAATGCGGCACCATCGCCGCCGCGGTCATGGGCGATCCCAACGCGTCCATCCCGACGCCCCAGCCGCAATATTTCCGGCCCATGTTCGGGGCGTTCGGTCGGGCGCTGCAATCCAGCTCGGTCACCTTCGTCAGCGGCGCGGCGGCGGCGGACAGCAGCCTGGCCGCCGATCTGGGGCTCCAGCGGCCATTGCTGCCGGTGGTCAACACGCGCGGGGGTATCGGCAAGCATTCCATGAAGCTGAACAGCCTGACGCCCAAGGTCGAGGTCAATCCCGAGACCTACGAGGTGCGGGCCGATGGCCGATTGCTGACCTGCGAGCCCGCCAAGGTGCTGGCCATGGCCCAGCGCTATTTCATGTACTGA
- a CDS encoding urease subunit beta: protein MIPGEIIPAAGDIELNAGQTAIMLVVANGGDRPVQVGSHYHFSETNAELQFDREAARGMRLDIAAGTALRFEPGQSREVRLVPYGGSRTVYGFNQAVMGKLEG from the coding sequence ATGATCCCAGGTGAAATCATCCCGGCCGCCGGCGACATCGAGCTCAATGCGGGCCAGACCGCGATCATGCTGGTCGTCGCCAATGGTGGAGACAGACCTGTCCAGGTCGGCAGCCATTATCATTTTTCTGAAACCAATGCCGAGCTGCAGTTCGACCGCGAGGCGGCGCGTGGCATGCGGCTCGATATCGCCGCCGGTACGGCCCTGCGCTTCGAGCCGGGCCAGAGCCGGGAAGTACGTCTTGTGCCGTATGGCGGCAGCAGGACGGTCTATGGTTTCAATCAGGCCGTGATGGGCAAGCTGGAGGGCTGA
- a CDS encoding urease subunit gamma, producing MNLTPRERDKLMIAVAAMVARDRLARGVKLNYPESIAIITNAVMEGARDGRSVAELMASGATILTRDQVMEGIPEMIHDVQVEATFPDGTKLVTVHHPIR from the coding sequence ATGAACCTGACACCCCGCGAGCGGGACAAGCTCATGATCGCCGTTGCCGCCATGGTCGCCCGCGACCGGCTGGCGCGCGGCGTGAAGCTGAACTATCCGGAAAGTATCGCCATCATCACCAATGCGGTGATGGAAGGCGCGCGCGACGGCCGTAGCGTCGCCGAGCTGATGGCCAGCGGCGCGACCATCCTGACCCGCGATCAGGTGATGGAGGGCATCCCGGAGATGATCCACGACGTGCAGGTGGAAGCCACCTTTCCGGACGGCACCAAGCTGGTGACCGTCCATCACCCGATCCGCTGA
- a CDS encoding urease accessory protein UreD, translated as MQRARGAARVGLRAGGGRVNITELYQKSPCRVLMPRVDGRDRAEIVFINSSGGITGGDDLDYAVRAEGAATTMATTQASEKIYSAIDRDARLRMALSAGDGATLEWLPQQTIAFDGARLRRQTSIDITGNARLLALDWLVMGRQARGETMNRGALRDEWRVRRDGRLVWADALRLTGDLAGLGARRASLGGNRAFATLVYAGPDAADRLELARGLIEECGEAGVTVVGGVLVGRFLAPDGLALHKSVSFFLEAFRAGLTGFAPWPPRLWTC; from the coding sequence ATGCAGCGGGCACGCGGCGCGGCCCGAGTGGGGCTGCGCGCGGGCGGCGGGCGGGTGAACATCACCGAGCTGTATCAGAAGAGCCCATGCCGGGTGCTGATGCCCCGCGTCGACGGCCGCGACCGGGCCGAGATCGTGTTCATCAATAGCTCGGGCGGCATCACCGGCGGCGACGACCTGGACTATGCGGTGCGGGCCGAAGGGGCGGCGACCACCATGGCGACCACCCAGGCGTCGGAAAAGATCTACAGCGCCATCGACCGGGACGCCCGGCTGCGCATGGCGCTGTCGGCCGGCGACGGCGCGACGCTGGAGTGGCTGCCGCAGCAGACCATCGCCTTCGATGGCGCCCGCCTGCGCCGCCAGACCAGCATCGACATCACCGGCAATGCCCGGCTGCTGGCGCTGGACTGGCTGGTCATGGGCCGGCAGGCGCGGGGCGAGACCATGAACCGGGGCGCGCTGCGCGATGAGTGGCGCGTTCGCCGCGATGGCCGGCTGGTCTGGGCCGACGCGCTGCGGCTCACTGGCGATCTGGCCGGGCTGGGCGCGCGCCGTGCCAGCCTGGGCGGCAACCGCGCCTTCGCCACGCTGGTCTATGCCGGGCCGGACGCCGCCGACCGGCTGGAGCTGGCGCGCGGCCTGATCGAAGAATGCGGCGAGGCCGGCGTCACGGTGGTGGGCGGCGTGCTGGTCGGCCGTTTCCTTGCGCCCGACGGCCTGGCGCTGCACAAGAGCGTGAGTTTTTTCCTGGAGGCGTTCCGCGCCGGTCTGACGGGCTTCGCACCCTGGCCACCCAGGCTCTGGACATGTTGA
- the urtE gene encoding urea ABC transporter ATP-binding subunit UrtE: MLVCSDINLFYGSSQALRGVSMTAEIGKVTCVLGRNGVGKTSLMRAIAGQVAPRSGSIVWKDKEITGMPAYARASSGVALVPQGREIFPLLTVEENLKSGFAALPAKERAISDEIYTLFPVLRSMLARRGGDLSGGQQQQLAIARALVMKPSLLVLDEPTEGIQPSIIKDIAHVIAHLRDMGGMAIVLVEQYFDFAKELADHFVVMDRGEVVLAGPPSDFAENDVRRHLTV, translated from the coding sequence ATGCTTGTGTGCAGCGATATCAACCTGTTCTACGGCTCCAGCCAGGCGTTGCGCGGCGTGTCCATGACCGCCGAAATCGGCAAGGTCACCTGCGTGCTGGGCCGCAACGGCGTGGGCAAGACCAGCCTGATGCGCGCCATCGCCGGGCAGGTCGCCCCGCGCAGCGGCAGCATCGTCTGGAAGGACAAGGAGATCACCGGCATGCCCGCCTACGCGCGGGCCTCGTCGGGCGTGGCGCTGGTTCCGCAGGGGCGCGAGATCTTTCCGCTGCTGACGGTGGAGGAAAACCTCAAATCCGGCTTCGCGGCGCTGCCCGCCAAGGAGCGCGCCATCTCCGACGAGATCTATACGCTGTTTCCGGTGCTGAGGAGCATGCTGGCGCGCCGTGGCGGCGACCTGTCCGGCGGCCAGCAGCAGCAGCTCGCGATCGCCAGAGCCTTGGTGATGAAGCCGTCGCTGCTCGTGCTCGACGAGCCGACCGAGGGCATCCAGCCGTCGATCATCAAGGACATCGCCCATGTGATCGCGCACTTGCGCGACATGGGCGGTATGGCCATCGTGCTGGTGGAGCAGTATTTCGATTTCGCCAAGGAACTGGCCGATCACTTCGTCGTCATGGACCGGGGTGAGGTTGTCCTGGCGGGTCCCCCTTCCGACTTCGCGGAGAACGATGTTCGTCGGCACCTTACCGTCTGA
- the urtD gene encoding urea ABC transporter ATP-binding protein UrtD, with amino-acid sequence MSEEVEDVIDAIEAAKPALYMNGVSVSFDGFKALNNLSMVIDAGEMRAVIGPNGAGKTTMMDVITGKTRPDSGEVAFHGDIDLTRLDEAQIANLGIGRKFQKPSVFESHTVWDNLELAMKAKRGPFATLFARTSPEQRDRIDEMLRTVDLLDRRAELAGALSHGQKQWLEIGMLLMQEPTLLLVDEPVAGMTDAETEQTATLLREIARTRSVMVVEHDMVFVEALGVKVTVLHEGSVLAEGPLDFVRNDQQVIDVYLGR; translated from the coding sequence ATGAGCGAGGAGGTGGAAGACGTCATCGACGCCATCGAGGCGGCCAAGCCGGCGCTCTACATGAACGGCGTGTCGGTCAGCTTCGACGGCTTCAAGGCGCTGAACAATCTCAGCATGGTGATCGACGCGGGCGAAATGCGCGCGGTGATCGGTCCCAACGGCGCGGGCAAGACCACCATGATGGACGTGATCACCGGCAAGACGCGGCCCGACAGCGGCGAGGTCGCGTTCCACGGCGACATCGACCTGACCCGGCTGGACGAGGCGCAGATCGCCAATCTCGGCATCGGCCGCAAGTTCCAGAAGCCCTCCGTGTTCGAGAGTCACACGGTCTGGGACAATCTGGAGTTGGCCATGAAGGCCAAGCGCGGTCCGTTCGCCACCCTGTTCGCGCGCACCTCGCCGGAACAGCGCGACCGGATCGACGAGATGCTGCGCACGGTGGACCTGCTCGACCGCCGCGCCGAGCTGGCCGGCGCGCTGTCGCACGGCCAGAAGCAATGGCTGGAGATCGGCATGCTGCTGATGCAGGAGCCGACCCTGCTGCTGGTCGACGAACCGGTGGCCGGCATGACCGACGCCGAAACCGAGCAGACCGCCACTTTGCTGCGCGAGATCGCCAGGACCCGGTCGGTCATGGTCGTCGAACACGACATGGTGTTCGTCGAGGCGCTGGGGGTGAAGGTGACGGTGCTGCATGAAGGATCGGTGCTGGCCGAAGGCCCGCTCGATTTCGTCCGCAACGACCAGCAGGTCATCGACGTCTATCTGGGACGCTAG
- the urtC gene encoding urea ABC transporter permease subunit UrtC produces the protein MTAGPFTTRLMQLDRPSRIFLGIVLAATILVPLLNLLTPPDSFFHVPTYVVSLLGKYLSFAILALSVDLIWGFCGILSLGHGAFFALGGYAMGMYLMRQIGDRGMYANPELPDFMVFLNWQELPWYWQGFDSFPFAMLMVILAPGILAFVFGWFAFRSRVTGVYLSIISQAMTFALLLAFFRNDMGFGGNNGLTDFKDILGFNLQADGTRAALFAATGIALILAFLLCRLIVTSKLGRVLVGIRDAESRVRFLGYRVEHYKLFVFVVSAVMAGIAGALYVPQVGIINPSEFSPANSIEIVIWVALGGRGTLYGAALGAVLVNFGKTFLTGAIPELWLFALGALFVLTTLFLPKGVVGGLGKGGAAILSRLRPPVKEPDPPPAARLEGQP, from the coding sequence ATGACCGCCGGACCTTTCACCACCCGCCTGATGCAGCTCGACAGGCCGAGCCGCATCTTCCTCGGCATCGTGCTCGCGGCGACCATCCTGGTGCCGCTGCTCAATCTGCTGACGCCGCCGGACTCGTTCTTCCATGTGCCGACCTATGTGGTCAGCCTGCTCGGCAAGTACCTGTCCTTCGCCATCCTGGCCCTGTCCGTCGACCTGATCTGGGGCTTTTGCGGCATTCTCAGCCTGGGGCATGGCGCGTTCTTTGCCCTGGGCGGCTACGCCATGGGCATGTACCTGATGCGCCAGATCGGCGACCGGGGCATGTACGCCAATCCCGAACTGCCCGATTTCATGGTGTTCCTGAACTGGCAGGAGCTGCCCTGGTACTGGCAGGGCTTCGACAGCTTTCCCTTCGCCATGCTGATGGTGATCCTGGCGCCGGGGATACTGGCCTTCGTCTTCGGCTGGTTCGCCTTCCGCTCGCGAGTCACGGGCGTCTATCTGTCCATCATCAGCCAGGCGATGACCTTCGCCCTGCTGCTGGCCTTTTTCCGCAACGACATGGGCTTCGGCGGCAATAATGGCCTGACCGACTTCAAGGACATCCTCGGCTTCAACCTGCAGGCCGACGGCACCCGGGCGGCGCTGTTCGCGGCGACGGGCATCGCGCTGATCCTGGCCTTCCTGCTGTGCCGGCTGATCGTCACGTCCAAGCTGGGCCGGGTGCTGGTCGGCATCCGCGACGCCGAGAGCCGCGTGCGGTTCCTCGGCTACCGGGTCGAGCACTACAAGCTGTTCGTGTTCGTGGTCTCGGCGGTCATGGCGGGTATCGCCGGGGCGCTCTACGTGCCGCAGGTCGGCATCATCAATCCCAGCGAATTCTCGCCGGCCAATTCCATCGAGATCGTGATCTGGGTGGCGCTGGGCGGACGCGGCACGCTGTACGGCGCGGCGCTGGGCGCGGTGCTGGTCAATTTCGGCAAGACGTTCTTGACCGGCGCCATTCCCGAATTGTGGCTGTTCGCCCTCGGCGCCCTGTTCGTGCTCACCACCCTGTTTCTGCCCAAGGGCGTGGTCGGCGGTCTCGGTAAGGGCGGCGCGGCGATCCTGTCGCGCCTCAGGCCGCCCGTGAAGGAGCCTGATCCGCCGCCCGCCGCCAGGCTGGAGGGCCAGCCATGA
- the urtB gene encoding urea ABC transporter permease subunit UrtB — translation MRFLICLLALLAVCGRGDPARAQEGDLASAVSGFAAGGYGDTVDAIGAVAATRDERAVIILRALEAGTLQVVTEDSRVVIAAGDGEALEAVDAATGEAAGTFEPYALEKVKLNNRVRRALRSAIGSLTLFSKSASIRIEAADSVFKSRDPEMAELLAEAIAKEEDGAVKRALLQAQAASTLVSDAADEEKIKAVELVRERGNRDALTLLTQIEGESEGALKAAAFEARQKLEARLDLLGMVENVWHGISLGSVLLLAAIGLAITFGVMGVINMAHGELVMLGAYTTFVVQQIFRAHFPGAFDYSLVVALPAAFLVAGAVGVAIERGVIRFLYGRPLETLLATWGISLILQQTIRTIFGPSNVEVGAPTWMSGAVEITAGLPLTLNRIWIVVFAMVVFAVLTVVIKKSTFGLQMRAVTQNRRMANSVGIRSNWVDAMTFGLGSGVAGIAGVALSQISNVSPNLGQTFIIDSFLVVVFGGVGNLWGTLVGALSLGIANKFMEPIAGAVLAKIFILIAVILFIQRRPRGLFAQRGRAVDN, via the coding sequence ATGCGATTTCTGATCTGTCTCCTCGCCCTGCTGGCCGTGTGCGGCCGGGGCGATCCCGCCCGAGCCCAGGAGGGTGATCTGGCCTCGGCGGTCAGCGGTTTCGCCGCCGGCGGCTATGGCGATACGGTCGACGCGATCGGCGCCGTGGCCGCCACCCGCGACGAGCGGGCGGTCATCATTCTCCGTGCTCTCGAGGCCGGCACGCTTCAGGTGGTCACGGAGGACAGCCGCGTCGTCATCGCCGCCGGCGACGGCGAGGCACTGGAGGCCGTCGACGCGGCCACCGGCGAAGCCGCCGGCACGTTCGAGCCCTATGCGCTGGAGAAGGTGAAGCTCAACAACCGCGTGCGCCGGGCGCTGCGGTCGGCGATCGGCTCGCTCACCCTGTTCAGCAAGAGCGCCTCGATCCGCATCGAGGCCGCCGACAGCGTGTTCAAGAGCCGCGATCCGGAGATGGCCGAGCTGCTGGCCGAGGCCATCGCCAAGGAAGAGGATGGCGCCGTCAAACGGGCGCTGCTGCAGGCGCAGGCCGCCTCGACCCTGGTGAGCGATGCCGCCGACGAGGAGAAGATCAAGGCCGTCGAGCTGGTGCGCGAGCGCGGCAATCGCGACGCGCTCACCCTTTTGACCCAGATCGAGGGCGAGTCGGAAGGCGCGCTCAAGGCGGCGGCGTTCGAGGCGCGCCAGAAGCTGGAAGCGAGGCTCGATCTTCTGGGCATGGTCGAGAATGTCTGGCACGGCATCTCGCTGGGCTCGGTGCTGCTGCTGGCGGCGATCGGCCTCGCCATCACCTTCGGCGTCATGGGCGTCATCAACATGGCCCATGGCGAACTGGTCATGCTCGGCGCCTACACGACCTTCGTGGTGCAGCAGATCTTTCGTGCCCACTTCCCCGGCGCCTTCGACTATTCGCTGGTGGTGGCGCTGCCCGCCGCCTTCCTCGTCGCCGGCGCCGTCGGCGTCGCCATCGAGCGCGGCGTGATCCGGTTTCTCTATGGCCGCCCGCTCGAGACGCTGCTGGCGACCTGGGGCATCAGCCTGATCCTGCAACAGACCATCCGCACCATTTTCGGCCCGTCGAACGTGGAAGTGGGCGCGCCGACCTGGATGAGCGGCGCGGTGGAGATCACCGCCGGGCTGCCGCTGACGCTGAACCGGATCTGGATCGTCGTCTTCGCCATGGTGGTCTTCGCGGTGCTCACGGTGGTCATCAAGAAGAGCACCTTCGGACTGCAGATGCGCGCCGTGACCCAGAACCGGCGCATGGCCAATTCGGTCGGCATCCGCTCCAACTGGGTCGATGCCATGACCTTCGGCCTCGGCTCGGGCGTGGCGGGCATCGCCGGCGTGGCGCTCAGCCAGATCAGCAATGTCAGCCCCAATCTGGGTCAGACCTTCATCATCGATTCGTTCCTCGTGGTCGTGTTCGGCGGCGTCGGCAATCTGTGGGGCACGCTGGTCGGCGCGCTCTCGCTGGGCATCGCCAACAAGTTCATGGAGCCGATCGCGGGCGCGGTGCTGGCGAAGATCTTCATCCTGATCGCGGTGATCCTGTTCATCCAGCGCCGTCCGCGCGGGCTTTTCGCCCAGCGCGGCCGCGCGGTCGACAATTAG
- the urtA gene encoding urea ABC transporter substrate-binding protein — protein sequence MLTNHVFTQGLRSAAKPAKALLAAGVIAATVLGSTAAHAAETIKVGILHSLSGTMAISETTLKDVMLMLIEEQNKKGGLLGKKLEAVVVDPASDWPLFAEKARELLAQQKVAAVFGCWTSVSRKSVLPVFEELNGILFYPVQYEGEESSRNVFYTGAAPNQQAIPAVDYLMKEEGVKRWVLAGTDYVYPRTTNKILETYLKSKGVKAEDIMINYTPFGHADWQSIVADVKKFGSAGKKTAVVSTINGDANVPFYKELANQGISAEDIPVVAFSVGEEELAGIDTKPLVGHLAAWNYFMSENNKANADFIKKWQAYIKNPKRVTNDPMEAHFIGFNMWVKAVEKAGSTDPDKVIDALIGVSVPNLTGGYSAMMPNHHITKPVLIGEIQADGQFETVLKTPGLIVGDEWSDFLPDSKDLISDWRKPLNCGNYNVKTGKCGGKSK from the coding sequence ATGCTCACCAATCATGTCTTCACCCAGGGGCTCAGGTCGGCGGCGAAGCCGGCCAAGGCCCTCCTGGCGGCGGGAGTGATCGCCGCCACCGTCCTCGGCTCGACCGCCGCCCATGCGGCCGAGACCATCAAGGTCGGTATCCTGCACTCGCTGTCGGGTACCATGGCGATCAGCGAGACGACGCTCAAGGACGTCATGCTCATGCTGATCGAGGAGCAGAACAAGAAGGGCGGTCTGCTCGGCAAGAAGCTGGAAGCGGTGGTCGTCGACCCCGCGTCCGACTGGCCTTTGTTCGCGGAAAAGGCCCGCGAACTGCTGGCCCAGCAGAAGGTGGCGGCGGTGTTCGGTTGCTGGACCTCCGTATCGCGTAAATCGGTGCTTCCCGTGTTCGAGGAGCTGAACGGCATCCTGTTCTATCCGGTGCAGTACGAAGGCGAGGAGTCCTCGCGCAACGTGTTCTACACCGGCGCCGCGCCGAACCAGCAGGCGATCCCGGCCGTCGACTACCTGATGAAGGAAGAAGGCGTGAAGCGCTGGGTGCTGGCCGGCACCGACTACGTCTATCCGCGCACGACCAACAAGATCCTCGAGACCTATCTGAAGTCCAAGGGCGTCAAGGCCGAGGACATCATGATCAACTACACGCCGTTCGGTCATGCCGACTGGCAGTCGATCGTGGCGGACGTGAAGAAGTTCGGCTCGGCCGGCAAGAAGACGGCGGTGGTCTCGACCATCAACGGCGACGCCAACGTGCCGTTCTACAAGGAACTGGCCAACCAGGGCATCTCCGCCGAAGACATCCCGGTCGTCGCGTTCTCGGTCGGCGAGGAAGAACTGGCGGGCATCGACACCAAGCCGCTGGTCGGCCACCTCGCGGCATGGAACTACTTCATGTCAGAGAACAACAAGGCCAATGCCGACTTCATCAAGAAGTGGCAGGCCTATATCAAGAACCCCAAGCGCGTGACCAACGATCCCATGGAAGCCCATTTCATCGGCTTCAACATGTGGGTGAAGGCGGTCGAGAAGGCGGGGTCCACCGATCCGGACAAGGTCATCGACGCCCTGATCGGCGTGTCGGTGCCGAACCTGACCGGCGGCTATTCCGCCATGATGCCGAACCATCACATCACCAAGCCGGTCCTGATCGGCGAGATCCAGGCCGACGGTCAGTTCGAGACCGTGCTGAAGACGCCGGGCCTGATCGTGGGTGACGAATGGTCGGATTTCCTGCCCGACTCCAAGGACCTGATCTCGGATTGGCGCAAGCCGCTCAATTGCGGCAACTACAACGTCAAGACCGGCAAGTGCGGCGGCAAGTCCAAGTAG
- a CDS encoding porin, translating into MPIKKTLKTGLLAVAGAAAMLVSTAPAHAGYKMEIDDTKWVSIGAGVRTSFNAIEDGAPDGSWSTNFDLDSARLYLNGQVHKWIKLEFNTEIDGDDDIHIMDAIVKFEFNDYFNVWAGRFLPPSDRANLSGPYYANVWGFPMVQGYPAIFAGRDNGLAIWGQTGGGKFKWQVGVFEGCSSGKNSCSKSGDVFPTKSYSSDSPLFAARLVYNFLDPEPGYYNSSTYYGTKDILAVGLTFMHQAKATGDTLLWGDYTAWSVDVLFEKPVGNGGAISLEGAYYNYDADGLDTTLIDGEGFFVQGAYLFPGKIGFGQFQPVIRYQQLDRDDAIPDSKKWDGGLNYIIDGHNARLSIMYGHEDRKIGPSIDSIVVGVQLQI; encoded by the coding sequence ATGCCTATCAAGAAGACCCTGAAAACCGGTCTGCTCGCCGTTGCCGGCGCGGCAGCGATGCTCGTGAGCACCGCCCCGGCCCACGCCGGCTACAAGATGGAAATCGATGACACCAAGTGGGTGAGCATCGGCGCCGGCGTGCGCACCTCGTTCAACGCCATCGAGGACGGCGCGCCCGACGGTTCGTGGTCCACCAATTTCGACCTGGACAGCGCCCGTTTGTACCTGAACGGCCAGGTCCACAAGTGGATCAAGCTCGAGTTCAACACGGAAATCGACGGCGACGACGACATCCACATCATGGATGCCATCGTGAAGTTCGAATTCAACGATTACTTCAACGTCTGGGCCGGCCGCTTCCTGCCGCCGTCCGATCGCGCCAACCTCAGTGGCCCGTATTACGCCAATGTCTGGGGCTTCCCCATGGTGCAGGGCTATCCGGCCATCTTCGCCGGCCGCGACAATGGTCTCGCCATCTGGGGCCAGACCGGCGGCGGCAAGTTCAAGTGGCAGGTCGGCGTGTTCGAAGGCTGCAGCAGCGGCAAGAATTCCTGCTCCAAATCCGGCGATGTCTTTCCGACCAAGTCCTATTCCAGCGATTCGCCCCTCTTCGCCGCCCGGCTGGTCTACAACTTCCTGGATCCGGAACCCGGTTACTACAATTCCAGCACCTATTACGGCACCAAGGACATCCTGGCCGTCGGCCTGACCTTCATGCACCAGGCGAAGGCCACCGGCGATACCCTGCTCTGGGGCGACTACACCGCCTGGAGCGTCGACGTGCTGTTCGAGAAGCCGGTCGGCAATGGCGGCGCGATCAGCTTGGAAGGCGCCTACTACAATTATGACGCCGACGGTCTCGACACCACGCTGATCGATGGCGAAGGCTTCTTCGTCCAGGGTGCCTACCTGTTCCCCGGCAAGATCGGCTTCGGCCAGTTCCAGCCGGTCATCCGCTATCAGCAGCTCGATCGGGACGACGCCATTCCCGACAGCAAGAAATGGGATGGCGGTCTCAACTACATCATCGACGGTCACAACGCCCGCCTGTCGATCATGTACGGCCACGAGGACCGCAAGATCGGTCCGTCCATCGACTCCATCGTGGTCGGCGTCCAGCTCCAGATTTAA